From the Actinomyces sp. zg-332 genome, the window TATTGTAACTTTTATCAATTATTGCTCAATTTTGAATAGATTTTATCAATAATGGTTAATCAAGTATACATTATTATTTATCTGAAAGGATTCATATTGAAAGTATTTTTATAGTTTGTTTCAAAATAACTATGTACTTATTACTGTTTTTACAAATATGTAAATACACAAATATAACGAATGTATTAAGAACACAATCCAATAAATATGTGATTAATATATTCAGAACTAAAAAATACTAGATGAATATAAACATAATAATTGATAGACTAGTAGACTATACTTTAAAGTGTTTATGGAATAATTAAAATAATACTTGCGTTTACTATTTGTAGAGTTGATAACTAGACATTTATGGGTATGATAACGAGGAGGGTGTAATGGATTCTTTGTATGAAGTAGATAATGTAGTTGATGTTAAAACTCCAATCCTCTTGCATAATCTTGAAGGTAACTTAGGAGCTGGGCATGCTAGCTTTATGGTTACTAGGCATCTATTTAATACTTTGAAGTCTGTTAGGATTGCTACTTTCAAGACTGATGAACTAGTAGATATGAAAGCTTATAGGCCGCTTGCTACTTTTGATGACTGGTGTCTTGAAGAAGTTAACTTTGTAAACATCACTCTTGACTTGTTATATGATGATAAGGGAACTTCTTTCTTAATGCTGTCTGGTCCGGAGCCATCTCGTTGTTGGGGAAAATTTGCTAAGTCTATAATTGAGTTAATAAAACCGTATGGAGTTGAAAAAGCTTATACACTTGCTGGTATTTCTACGTATATACCTCACACTCGTAAAGGTAATGTGGATGTTACCATTACTAATAGAAAATATGATAAAGAACGCAAACAAAGTAATGAGCGTATAAGAGTATTAGCTACTATGGATGTGTTTTTGCAGTATGAGATGTCTAAAGCAAATATTGACTGTTTCGGGTTGGTTGTTCCCGTTCCTTTTTATCTTGCTGACTCTGATTTTCCTCAAGGTGCTTATATGCTACTAGAGAAATTTACTGCAATGACTAATTTAGTTTTGCCTCTGGGAGATTTAGCTGTGGCTTGTGAACTAGCAGACGGTATGATGAGTAATAGTCAAGAAATAGCTGAGAACGAGGGCTTGATAAGAGGACTAGAAGAACAATTCGACAGCGGTAATTCTGTAACTTCTAATATTGGTGTTTCTGAAAAACAAAATGTTTCTGCTGAGAATTTTCCATCAGGCGATGAATTGGCTGAAAGTATAGAAGCATTTTTGAAGTCTCAAAGTGAGACAGATAATGACATACAAAAAAGTGTTAAAAGCCAAAATGATAGTTACGGATTTTTAAAGCGTCTATTCGGTAAGAAGTAAGATAATTGGGTGTTTAGGCGAGTAGTGAACCTTATATAGTTACTCGTCTAAAGTTCCATGTCTGTCTTAGGCTGTTTATGGGCATATAGTCGTTTTTATTGTTATAGTTATTTTACTTACAGAGGCATTGCTTATGTTCAGAAACCTATTCATAACACAAGCTAAGCTTTGCAATAAAACTCATTTGTAGAAAAACTATTATCAATTTTGTCATTATAAAATCAAATGCTCGAGAAAAAGTAAACACAATACTTATATCTTACATATTAAATATGTTGACTTTGTGCTGATTTCACAGAATGGTCACTCAGGAGTATTACTTGCAAAGTTTCGTTAAATTCTATTTATTACTTACGCTTTATTCTTTTTTACGCCTCTTGGAGTGGTGAGTTTCTTACTTAACTTTTACATTCGTGTAAAGATTTATATTTTGTTAGGAAGAAAGAGATATGAAAGTGGTGTATCAAGTTATAGAAGGAAGTAATGATATGTTTACACTACAGCAATACAGCAATACAGCACTACAGCTAAGGCTTATATTTATGTGTGGAAGTAAGACATGCTTATATTTAAAAAGGTTACATTAGAGATAACCAGTAATACCGTAGCTGAGCATACATAACTTACAGGTAACAACATGAAATTCACTCTTACAGATGAGTAAGTTATAAGCTGTATTCACAATAAAATATTCAAATATGAATAGTTGATTTTTGAGTTATTACAGGGTTTTTCTTCAATAAATAGATAGCTCAATTTGTCACTAATACTTCTATATACTTGCAAGACTTATCTCATAAATTTTAGCTTATAAACTTAACCTTATAAATTCAATTTTGTGCTCCTAAGTCTATGAAATCAAGCTTACAAATTCGAACTTATAAATTCAGCTTTGTAATCCAAAACTTATAACTCCCAAACTTGTAAGCCAAAGTTTATAAAACTAAACCTTGTAGCCTCAAAATCTTAGAAGAGCAAGCTTTATGACAATAACCGTATAAACCAAGTTTATAGCTTCAGCTTTCTACAAAGCTCATCCACGTAAAATAAACTTTATAAATCAAAGCTTACGAATACTTATTTTAATTACTTGTTTACTTACCGCTATAGATATTTACGAATGCTTATCCTTATAGAAACTTACCCCATCAATATAACTATGATACTTTTACAAAAACAGAACAAAGAAATGAGAGTATATAAATTACAAATAACGAGAGTATAAAATAAAATTGCTACTTTACCGAAGACGAAAATTTCTAAAAATTAAATCTCACCTACAAGTGGTTTTATACTCACGATATGATATACATCTGTGTGCTTAAAATGATGTAATATTAAAGAGGGATTTGTTATTTAGATTCCTTTAGAACAATCACTTATATTTTGTGCAGTTTTCTTTGTGTTGCTTGTACGAAGCTGTATTGCTTGTATTAGTGGAAATGAAGCAGTGGAGTTTAGAATATGGTAGTAGATAATCTGAAGCCTCGCTTTGATGATACAGACTGCAATATTCTGCATATTGATATGGATTGCTTCTTTGCTGCTTGTGAGGAAAAATTTAACCCTCAATTATCTGGAAAGCCTATTATTGTAGGTGGGGTATCTGTAAGGGGAGTTGTTTCAACTGCTAATTACGAAGCTAGAAAGTTTGGTGTTCATTCAGCTATGGCAACTAAACAAGCACAGGCTAGGTGCCCTAAAGGTGTATTCTTGCGTCCTCGCATGAGCTTATACAAAAAGATGAGTAGTGAAATTTTCAAAATTTTTGCGAGGTATACCGACAAAATAGAGCCTATATCTATCGATGAGGCTTTTCTTGATGTATCGTCTCAAACTAGGGTTTTTGGTTCTCCTGTTGATATAGCTAAGAAAATTAAGAAAGATATTTTTGAAGAACTAGGAATAGTAGCCTCCATAGGCATTGCTCAAAATATGTTTTTAGCTAAGATTGCTTCAAGCAAATCTAAGCCAGACGGTTTATTAGTAATTCCAAAGAAAGACTCTATGAAGTTTTTATCTCCCATGCCGATATCGGTAATTTGGGGACTAGGAAAGAAAAGCCAACAACTTTTGCATGCTAAAGGCTATGAAATTGTATCTGATTTATATAAGTTATCAGATCAGGAACTACAGAAAATACTAGGTAATTCGCTAGGAACTAAAGTTTTTGATTTAATACGATGTGTTGATCGTAGAAAAGTTGGACAAACAAGTGTAGATAAGTCTTTTTCTAACGAGAGGACTTTTTCTAACGATATATATGATTATAAAATATTGCGTACCGAAGCTTTATATTTAGTGAAGAAATGCGGGTTTAGTTTGCGAACCCATGAATTTTTAGCTAAAACAATTTCCTTAAAACTTAAATTTACAGATTTTTCATCTGTCACTCGTGATAAAACTTTATATATTCCAACGGTTGATGATGAGGTTATTTTTGATACGATTATGAACTTACTTGAGAGCGTTGATATAAGCAAAGGAGTAAGGTTACTAGGAGTCAAAGTTACTAACCTTATTGATTCAACACATGGTATACCGCAAGCATTGTTTGATGATTTTTCTGATGCTGTAACTGAAAATTTATCAATTCGTAGAGAAAACGTTTTAAAAGTAAGTGATGAATTGAAAAGTAAGTATGGAGAGAGTGTTATTTTTCCTGCTTCTTTGTTGAAACATGAGCATAAATAATTCTTAATCAAATTTATGCAGAATAATAATTCGAATACGTGTGTTATATTATTTATATATTCTTTTTGTTGAGGTGATTACAAATGGCTTTGTCTGAGTATGAAGAAAATATTCTAGCTGAGTTAGAAAATGATTTGAAAGGCGTAGGTGAGTCTTTCGATGATCATTTTAACGACTCTGACTCTACTGTGAATAAAAATGGTGGACTATTTACATCTTTTAATCCCAGAAAAGCTGTTCTAGGATTTTTCGGTTTACTTCTTGGTCTAATATTGATTTTATTTGCTGTTTATTCTTACTCTGCTTTTGGTGTTTGGGTCACTGTTTTAGTTGCGATTTTGGGATTTACTTCGATGGTGTTTTCGATATCAAAAATATTACAGAGTTTTTCTCTATAGTTATTTGATTATCGTTTCATAAAAATTGTAGAAATAGCTTAATAATATTTGTATTATTTGCGTTTTTTTGT encodes:
- a CDS encoding PAC2 family protein; protein product: MDSLYEVDNVVDVKTPILLHNLEGNLGAGHASFMVTRHLFNTLKSVRIATFKTDELVDMKAYRPLATFDDWCLEEVNFVNITLDLLYDDKGTSFLMLSGPEPSRCWGKFAKSIIELIKPYGVEKAYTLAGISTYIPHTRKGNVDVTITNRKYDKERKQSNERIRVLATMDVFLQYEMSKANIDCFGLVVPVPFYLADSDFPQGAYMLLEKFTAMTNLVLPLGDLAVACELADGMMSNSQEIAENEGLIRGLEEQFDSGNSVTSNIGVSEKQNVSAENFPSGDELAESIEAFLKSQSETDNDIQKSVKSQNDSYGFLKRLFGKK
- the dinB gene encoding DNA polymerase IV: MVVDNLKPRFDDTDCNILHIDMDCFFAACEEKFNPQLSGKPIIVGGVSVRGVVSTANYEARKFGVHSAMATKQAQARCPKGVFLRPRMSLYKKMSSEIFKIFARYTDKIEPISIDEAFLDVSSQTRVFGSPVDIAKKIKKDIFEELGIVASIGIAQNMFLAKIASSKSKPDGLLVIPKKDSMKFLSPMPISVIWGLGKKSQQLLHAKGYEIVSDLYKLSDQELQKILGNSLGTKVFDLIRCVDRRKVGQTSVDKSFSNERTFSNDIYDYKILRTEALYLVKKCGFSLRTHEFLAKTISLKLKFTDFSSVTRDKTLYIPTVDDEVIFDTIMNLLESVDISKGVRLLGVKVTNLIDSTHGIPQALFDDFSDAVTENLSIRRENVLKVSDELKSKYGESVIFPASLLKHEHK
- a CDS encoding DUF3040 domain-containing protein, with translation MALSEYEENILAELENDLKGVGESFDDHFNDSDSTVNKNGGLFTSFNPRKAVLGFFGLLLGLILILFAVYSYSAFGVWVTVLVAILGFTSMVFSISKILQSFSL